The genomic stretch AAGCTGAAAATGAGGCAAAGCCTCAACCTTTCAAGCAAGGGCAGTGGCTGGCAAGCTTGGTGACCCACTCGCTGCTAGCAAACATTTAACCACCTGCTGGGGGTAAGGCGAGGGCTAATCTACAATGCTGggcaatttctgtggtgtaaacacTCCCGCCACCACTGATGTCAGGCTACCCTGAGTCCGTGGGTCTGGGCGGGCACCCGCACTGCCCTGGACAGGGGTCACTTCAAGGCTGCAAGGAGCTGGTCAGGTTGTGCTTTTAGATGCAGGTGCTAGTTACACAGGTGTGTTCACTTAGAGAAAACGCACTAAGCTGAACACTTAGGATCTGGGCACTTTTTTACACTTCAgtagagagtttaaaaaaatatactcatGGGGTGCTATGTCCTGGGCACTGATGGTTCAGCAGtgaaccaccaccaccaacccctgCCCTATGGAGCTGACGCCATGGAGGAAGGTGGAGCAAGGTGGGCGAGGGTGTGAATCAGGGTTACGCGGTGGCTTTCCCAACAACTGTCAACCGCGTCATAGAATCACAAACAAGCTTCTCATGTCCTGGCCTTTTCTAGCCCCACCACCCAACAGACCAGCAGCATTCTAAGTGTCAAGACTGCACTGCACAGCAGCCGTGTGGCCCTGCCCAGGCACACACactttcagcctcagtttcctcacctataacgTGGGCTAAACAAGGCCGACGTGGTGGGCTGTTGGCATTAACGAGATACTAAGTGGTTCTTGAATGAATGCTGCTCTCAGAACCCTTTTACACTCTGAAAAGTTGAGGAGTTCAAACAGCTATTGTTTTTGTGGATTACACCTAttgatatttattgtattttaaaacccagaaatctaaaatattttaaaattcatttaaagataaacatattaacttacacattttttaaatgaaaaataactattttccactaaaatatatatttagtgaaTTTTCGCAACTCACTTCACTATCCAGCTTACTCTACTCCTGTTCCCAGTCTCCCATGAGCCCTTGCAGCATGTGAGGATGGTCACAGATGCACGTGGTTGGAAAAGGGAAGCGTGTTTTATGACCTTTCCTACTACTGTGGAATTCTGTCCCTGATTCTACAGGAAAGCTGGACGGGAGGTCACCCTGCAGGGTCAGTGACGATGGCCTTTCTATTCTGCCCTGCACCTGCATGGCTTTTGACCCCCCAGTGACTTGGGAGCACCCTTGCTGGCCATTGGAATGGCAAGTGCCTGCTCACCCCGTCAGGCAGAGCTTCCAAAGGCTGATGCACCTGACATCTGTCACCACCAAAGATCTCATCAGAAAATCCACTCAGCACTGGGAAGACTTGATCAGCTCATGATAGGGGACATgggttttccaaaattctaattttggtGTGAATTCTCAGATTTTATCACTGATGATGAATATTCTCAGTTATTTTCCTTGAAGCCACAGGCTCGCTTTGGTCACTTTTGGGAAAACGCCTGCTAAATACCCCAGTCTATATAACCAGTGTGTGAGTCCTTCCTTCAAGCACCTCACACCCCTGCCAAGTTTCTCAGGAGAATGTCCTCTCCCATCACACACAGAATCACAAGAACGTGCACTCAGGGATTAGTAAACTGAGTACTCTTCGCTTGTGCACCCAGGATGGTGCCTGCCACAGGTGTGCAGTGGTGACGACACACAGCAGCCTGGTCGCACCGCTGACTCATGCTACGGCTTCTGTGCCATTAGCGCGAGTGTCAGCACAGCCAAAAGGCGCACGATGTCCCAGTGTTACTACAGAAGTAGTCTGGCCTTGGTCGTGCAGAGGTCTTTGAGACCGCCAGGGCCCTGACTTTGAGAACCAGCGATAAGAGGAGGGAGCGGGACGGGCAGTCAGCTCTGCCACCCCCTCTTCTGCGTGTTGTGTGTGACGCGCCAATGGTGGGGATTCTCACATAGTGACTCTGAATTTTACGAGGACGCGGGCTCCTCCTTGCCCACACCCCGAGAATGTCCCAGAGTGCACTCCAGAGCGCACGTTCTGTCCCACTGACCACTGCATCTCTCTGAGGCGTCCCCTACCCACAAGCAGTCACCACGTAAGGCCACTTAAGAAGGAAGTGACAGGAGGTATTGTCTCCCCAGGCCCCCCACTCTGGGCCGAGTATTACCTGCAGTGACACCATTCTGAAGAGAGCCCTCATAGAAGATGTTGGATGGGAAGGCACTGAGCGCAGGATGCATCCGATACTGGACCTGGAGGCGGATGGGACGGATGCCCAGCACCACCAGGCGCTCAAAGAGCGACTGGGACAGCCCGGCCTTGGCCGCCTTCTTGCACATCACCACGGGGCCCAGCTGGCAGTGGTCGCCCACGAGGATCAGCTGTGGTGAAAGGCCCACACAGGTAAGAAGCTCAAGCATGGAATAGCCTAGACGCCCACTCAGGGGACTAAGAGGGCCAGGGTCCATACAACCACCCGGCTATGTGAATTCAAGTGGCAAGATATGGACTGGGGGTGGGAAAACTGCCCACCACATACATGAAACTCGCAAACTTGCACTCAGAACCCACACAAAGGCACTCTGTGCCAAGTCCACCCTTCGAAGACCCCCTCAAAGGGCCTGCTGTGCATCCCTCTGCGCTCTGCCAGGGCATCAAACAGCACCATAGGACACTTAAAAACAAACCCCCAGCACTAAGAATTACACAGAACTGGAACAGGAGAGAATGCACACCAATTTTCAAACAAGACTATAATGGATGGGCTGTGGCCCACCTGCTTGGCTCCAAGGACCACAGGGACCATGCACTCTGGCTCGGTGGCCTGGGTGCTCTCGTCGATTAAAATGGATCGGAACTGCATCTTGGCGAGCCTCGGGTCCCCGGCGCCCACACACGTGCAGCAGATGACATCTGCATTCTGGGGAAGAGAGTGCGCCAGGCATCAGGGCACCTGCACAGTCAATGTTCCCAGATCCCAAAAGCAGGCAGGACGGGGCACACACACCGTTCCGGTCCACGCCCTCCTCCGCAACTATGGAAATAAATGGTCCCTCCCTGACAACATCTGTCCAGGGTGCAATGACCCTAACTTTCGAGATCCTAAGTGGTTGGGCTTCATGCCTAAGAAAGAGCTTGGTGCCTTGAGACAGCCTCTGAGGGGCAGCGCTAAGCCAGGGACACCATGCTCAGGCTGAGATCCACTTTCGGTTGGTTCATCAGCAAAGAGCAGGAGACGGCGCTCCagacctgccccctgccccaccccgggTACGGACCAGGTTCCCAAGATCCCAGCAGCAGGGAGGCTGGCGGGGAGTGGAATCTACCTCAACAAGATGTCTCTGTGTGATCTCAGAGAAAGCATATGGAGGAGGGTATCAGAGTTCTCTCCTCAAATGCAAAACAACAAACTAACTAAAGGTGCCATCGTGGACTTAACGTATCCAAACAGGTCCTTTGGCCCAAGTGAACAAGACAAACGCCCAAAGGCCCAGGCCAGTTCCCCCGGCAGCAGGGCGGGTGAGTTCACCATGAGCAGCTCTCTCTCGGCAGTGCGCTTCAGGGCCCGGTACCGCTTTTCGTCCGCAGACGACAGCTCGCCGGTCTCATCCTTCAGCTGCTGCAGCTTCTGGAGCTCCGGCATGCTGCAGACACAGGGGCGCGTGAGAGGGAGGCGTGTGCCGCCAGGGCCTGCCCAGGGGAGACATGCCTCGCTTACGGCCGGCTACCCGACACCCACCTGTCCATGTTCCTGATCTGGTTGTGCAGGGCCAAGAACGACACCGGGGAGTCGATGGCCTCTCGGCTCTTGGCACAGAGCCGCACGACTTTCAGCCCAGTCTGGTGGATCTTCTCAGTCAGCTGATCCACGGCTATGTTGCTTGGAGCACAGACAAGCACGGGCCTTCAACACAATGTGAGCAAATGTCAGTGCTCGCCCAGAGAAAGTCTAATTAGCCAAGACTGTTGTTTTGAATCATAGGCAGTGGAGCTAGCTCAAGCTCTAAGACTAAAGCCAGGAGTGACACGATGCTGAAGGAGCTAAGAGCCAGATGGTCTGGAGCTTCCTGATCTTCACAGCACTCATGCAACCCACTGCTAACACCCGAGTCCAACATCCTCACCTCCTGTTTGCGCTGTAAAGACTTTCAAAGCGCCAAGGTGCACGCAGGCACAACACAACCCAGGATGAACTTACCCACTACGGCCTTTACAAGAATGGCAGGTCTGCTTGTTAAAAGCAACCACAAAGGCCAGATCTAATATAAACGGCATAGAATGCAGCATGCCAGACACCCCGGGCCCCAAAGCCTCCTGGAAGAcaggcctccctctctccccgaCTTGGGCTGTGCAGAGCCCTACCCATTGCCTTGCCGAGCCAGGTGGTAGACAATGGTGGCTGAGGTCACCGTCTTTCCTGTGCCCGGCGGGCCCTGGATCAGACTCAGTGGTCTCTGCAGCACAGTCTTCACGGCGTAAACCTTCAGATACAAGTGGCCGTTAGGGGTGTAGACACAGCGGAGGGCCGCTCACCAGGCAGGCTCTGCAGTCCGGGACCCTCCTGCCCCCGGGGCGGGTGAGAACCTGAGAGTGGTTGAGGTCAGGGAGCCCCTGCGCCGTGAAGCGCTTGGGCAGCTGGCACTTGATGATCACATCCTCCACCTCGTGGCCGAGCAGTTTGTGGTAGATGTAGCCCGACACGGAGGTCTCGTCCACAGCAAAGGTTTTCAACGCACTCTGCATCCTGAAAGGAAAGCTCCAGGTCAGTGGCACGCACCACCGTGGAGCTGCTGTGCAGACCTGCCCCTCTGTGACGAGGAGGAGAAGCACGGAGACGCCGGAGGCAGCAGCCATGCCAAGGGCAGGTGACCGCAAAGTAGATGCAGGGAAGTAGAGGCTGGGAAGGAGGCAGACATACCTGTCGAATGAGGTTGACTTCCACACGAAATCCACCTGGAAGTTATGAGTCACCTCCACGGGTGCACCCACACTGCTCCGAAGCTCAATAGCGATCTCGTCGCCATAATCTATGCCGCCGAGTTAAGTCTCATCCTTGTCAAAAGCCTTTCTGAGGAGCCCTCACTCTGTTACTGAAGAGACAGACCCTCCTCTGCACCAAAGACAGAAAACGCAGCCAGAGCCCCATGTTCTCAGTGACAGATTCTGCCCACCGTGTCCGGGGCCAGTGCAGCCAGCACCCAGCATGGAGCAGCCAAGCTCAGGGCCCAGGTTCCAGGCCCTGATCGTGGATTTCCACAGAGCCCTGAGGCACATAGCTCGGAGCACCCTGGCTTCTGCCTAAGCAGCTCTCTTCATCAGTTTTATATAAACGGTGCCCCCTCAGAGGACACCTGAAGAAAGGGCGTTCCAGCCGCGGCTGTACACACCCTTCCCTCCACCTGAGGCCTCGAGGCTGCTCTCAGCAGTGACCCCCACGCAGGTCTCCTGTGCTCAGGACAAGCTCGCCAGAGACTTGGGCAGACAGTGCCTGTGCCAGCCCTTCTTTACACAAAGGATACTATCAGGGACCTTGATGACGTGGCCGATCCCTTTCCATAGGGGCGCCAGGTCCCCTTTGTACCGCAGGCATATCTCATCCCCTTGCATGAGCCTCATGTCTTACAGGGAAAAGACAGCAAGAAAGGTTAAGAGTTTTCACACGCGCCACAGACGCTACCATGAAGAGTTCAAATTAAGGGACACTTTACAGGGGTGAAACTAGGAATTTTATGCTACTTAtggtcacaaatattttaaaacttaaaatcacCTCTTAACCAAATTATGACTAAATCCTCATTACCAGAGTCAGTCTTGGGCAAAGTGAAGTAGGCGATTCTCTTCTTGTTAAGGCCCAGGTCCCACCTGACCGTGATGTTATCTTGAGTCTGAGCACATAAAAAATAAGAGCCCTGTTAGCCTGCAACACAGACACAGGCCTGGACTCCTTGTGTCTGGGTTTCCACAGGTGCGTGCCCTATGGCGAGCAGCACCGGACAGCCTGAAACACCAACAAGGGCACATCCAAGAGAGAAGTCATTAGGACCCCGAAACTTGCACAGGACGACCAGGAGACCCCCACATGATGTCTGTTCTTGGAGGCGGCTTCTCCGTGGGCTgcggagggagagaaggaagccgATGGCTGAGGACACATCCCGTGAGCCTCAGGGCTCCTGCTTCCTATGCACAGTCTCCGAGGGACGGGCACAAGGAGTGTCCTCAGTGTGCTGTGGGCTCCTGAGGTCTGACTCTCATGGCTGTGGCAAAGGCTACAAACCCAACTGTAAGGAATTTTTGTTgcatttaaaatcagaaaacaccCAGGCGGGTGTCTGGCTTTGAGTGATGGGGCGTCTGCCCACAGGCCTGTCCTCAATCCACGGTTCCGTCTCTCAGGGGCTGGGCCTCGGCCCACGTCAGCATTTGCAGTCTGCAGAGAAAACCACCCTCCCCAGACCTTAGGAGAGATGCTTTGTTAAAATGACCAAACCCTCCTGCACACACCACATCACCTGCGACTCTTTCAGTTTCTTATCATAGTCAGCCTCCAGCTTGACTAGAGGACCGAATATGTTCTGGTACTGGTAGGCATCCTCATACCGCAGGAGGACATGCTGCGGCTCCTCATCCACTCCTGGCTTCTCGAGGTCCTCCAAGGTGGCAGAAGGATTTTCCTAGAGGACAAGAACGGCACCACGTTCTTCCCTGttctcacctctaaaatgaaCTATATGCAAGCTCCCCAGTCAACAGAGGCACAGTCACACCCACCATTTCTTAGAACGAGCTGATGTTGGGCTGATGCAGAGAAGGGCACCCGGTGGTCGGTGGTGTCCACCCCGTAAGGAGAGCCCTCATATCAGGAAGTCCACGTGGCACACAAGGGTGGACACCCCAGGTACACAGCCCTGACACACCTATACCATCAGATGGCTGCATTCTCCAACAAAGGCCTAGCCCCTGACCTGGGAGAGATTACACTTCTTCCTGGCTGCCAGAAAGATTACTGGCTTCCCTGGCTGTGTAAACAGAAAGGAAGGCccacctccccatttcctcctgatCCTATGCTGCACCAACAGGAGCAACGCACACTCTCTTGGCAGGGACAGAACAGTATGTGGGCTGTTTGGATATAAACAGGAACAGTGAAACAATTGTGGCAACTTGAAAATCAAGGTGGAAAGGTTCCTTGCTGGactgtccttcaaaaatattttgacttgCACTTGAAGTGAAGATAAATTCACATCTTTGATTATATGGGTGCCTAATTAAAATTTCTAGCCTAGTTACTAAAActttatcaaaaaatataaacagccaGAACcagagatgggcttccctggagaAAGAGTCTGTGGGCAGAGCAGGAATCCCGCGCGCCTCCAGCCTGGTGTCGCCCTGGCTCCGATGCGTCACAGGCCCAACCAGGTTTTATAGAGTGCACCCACAGTCCTGTCTGTCTACTCAGGCCCGGCTCCTCCTGACATGTCCACACACAGTCACCAATGGCCAGTTCCCATCCACTTCCTTCCCACCACCTACCTTTGCCCTcagcaagaagagaaaaattccaACAGCCGGAGCTTTCCTTTCCCAGAGGCCTGGCGGGAGGTACCCGTGGCGCCCTCGGTCCCGCTTCCAGAAGGAGCTCGAGGGGCCACTCCAGGTAGAGGCTGTAGAGTCTCCCTCGAGCTCCTTCCGGAATCTCCTGTTTCTGAGACACCACCCCCAGctcccctctccacccacccccccaacacTCGGTGCTGAGATGGATGTGCACTCCCAGCAGGCCCTCACCTTCCAGAGCTCCTCCAGCTTGTTGATCTGCTGGGCGGTGATCTGCCGCGCCCGCAGCTGCTCCTGCTCAGAAGGGATCTTGACCAGCCAGGACAGGAAACAACGGTCCTGGATCAGGGGCTGCCACTGTGAGCTGTCCCAGTTAATGTCCTTGAGGCTGCTCTGACTGGCACAGGGCTGCCTGCAGAAGCCCCGAGGGCGGGGAGAGCCCGGGTGAGGATGACCTCTAGCCCCCCAAAGGCTTACTGCTTTTAACCTCAAAGGGGCGTTCCCTACATTTTACTGTATGATCACATTACCTTTAAACTGTTAGCAATAAATTGCATCTCCCCACACACTTGAGCtctgaactcttaaaactcagaaCAGACTTTGCTTTTACAGAATTGTTTTCATGATTTAACCAGAACACACCCCAAAAGGGTTACTTGACATTCTTAGCTCTCTAACAAGCCCCAACCCCCCGAACCTCCTTACACCTCGTCAGTCGGCAGAAACTATTTTAAAGCTCCATGGAGTCAGAGCCATGGAGTGGCTGAGTCTTTGGGGAAGATGGCTGGGGCTGAAAGGCAGTCCCCCAGGGAAATCGCGGCCCCGCCCTCACCTGCATAGCAGCACCACAACCGAGTCAGCCTTGGCGGGGATGAAGCCGAGGAGGAAGACGTTGCGGCAGCCGCAGTTATAACACTCCAGAACCGTCTCCCCCAGGGGCCCATCCTTGTGCAGAGTCACCTCTTTGCATTTTGCCCTCACgaggtgatttacaatgtggcTGAAACCAGGAAATGATAAATAGTTAACACCCAAAGTTTGGCTTTTCACCACTTCCAATTTTCGAGCTCCGTTAAAAGTTCCGGTACCGTTCACGGTCCATTAGCAGGAGTGGTCACACCTCATCCATCTGGCATCCCGGGGGACCAGCCCGCCCCTGAACTGGCTCCCCACTGAGCACAAAAATCAATCCGACTTGAaccatttttaaggaaaactttcctaacatgttTCACACAGTTCCTGCTTttttctctccccccccccaGTTCCTGCTTTCTTAAATCCAACTTATTGGACCTAAGTGAATCTAAGGCTGGGGCCAAGGCTGCtgtcctggagaggcaggaggctcGCCCCTTTCACTGCTCCTCTGCTCGTTGTAGTTTCTCTCCTGCTCCTTTCAAAGTCACTTCTCATGGCCCCTGTGCCTGCTTCCAGGAGCAACACCCCTCCTCATTTGCTGCAG from Balaenoptera musculus isolate JJ_BM4_2016_0621 chromosome 3, mBalMus1.pri.v3, whole genome shotgun sequence encodes the following:
- the UPF1 gene encoding regulator of nonsense transcripts 1 isoform X1 → MSVEAYGPSSQTLTFLDTEEAELLGADTQGSEFEFTDFTLPSQTQTPPGGPGGGGAGAPVCAGPGAAAGQLDAQVGGPEGILQNGAVDDSVAKTSQLLAELNFEEDEEDTYYTKDLPIHACSYCGIHDPACVVYCNTSKKWFCNGRGNTSGSHIVNHLVRAKCKEVTLHKDGPLGETVLECYNCGCRNVFLLGFIPAKADSVVVLLCRQPCASQSSLKDINWDSSQWQPLIQDRCFLSWLVKIPSEQEQLRARQITAQQINKLEELWKENPSATLEDLEKPGVDEEPQHVLLRYEDAYQYQNIFGPLVKLEADYDKKLKESQTQDNITVRWDLGLNKKRIAYFTLPKTDSGNEDLVIIWLRDMRLMQGDEICLRYKGDLAPLWKGIGHVIKVPDNYGDEIAIELRSSVGAPVEVTHNFQVDFVWKSTSFDRMQSALKTFAVDETSVSGYIYHKLLGHEVEDVIIKCQLPKRFTAQGLPDLNHSQVYAVKTVLQRPLSLIQGPPGTGKTVTSATIVYHLARQGNGPVLVCAPSNIAVDQLTEKIHQTGLKVVRLCAKSREAIDSPVSFLALHNQIRNMDSMPELQKLQQLKDETGELSSADEKRYRALKRTAERELLMNADVICCTCVGAGDPRLAKMQFRSILIDESTQATEPECMVPVVLGAKQLILVGDHCQLGPVVMCKKAAKAGLSQSLFERLVVLGIRPIRLQVQYRMHPALSAFPSNIFYEGSLQNGVTAADRVKKGFDFQWPQPDKPMFFYVTQGQEEIASSGTSYLNRTEAANVEKITTKLLKAGAKPDQIGIITPYEGQRSYLVQYMQFSGSLHTKLYQEVEIASVDAFQGREKDFIILSCVRANEHQGIGFLNDPRRLNVALTRARYGVIIVGNPKALSKQPLWNHLLNYYKEQKVLVEGPLNNLRESLMQFSKPRKLVNTINPGARFMTTAMYDAREAIIPGSVYDRSSQGRPSNMYFQTHDQIGMISAGPSHVAAMNIPIPFNLVMPPMPPPGYFGQANGPAAGRGTPKGKTGRGGRQKNRFGLPGPSQTNLPNSQASQDVASQPFSQGALTQGYISMSQPSQMSQPGLSQPELSQDSYLGDEFKSQIDVALSQDSTYQGERAYQHGGVTGLSQY
- the UPF1 gene encoding regulator of nonsense transcripts 1 isoform X2; this translates as MSVEAYGPSSQTLTFLDTEEAELLGADTQGSEFEFTDFTLPSQTQTPPGGPGGGGAGAPVCAGPGAAAGQLDAQVGGPEGILQNGAVDDSVAKTSQLLAELNFEEDEEDTYYTKDLPIHACSYCGIHDPACVVYCNTSKKWFCNGRGNTSGSHIVNHLVRAKCKEVTLHKDGPLGETVLECYNCGCRNVFLLGFIPAKADSVVVLLCRQPCASQSSLKDINWDSSQWQPLIQDRCFLSWLVKIPSEQEQLRARQITAQQINKLEELWKENPSATLEDLEKPGVDEEPQHVLLRYEDAYQYQNIFGPLVKLEADYDKKLKESQTQDNITVRWDLGLNKKRIAYFTLPKTDSDMRLMQGDEICLRYKGDLAPLWKGIGHVIKVPDNYGDEIAIELRSSVGAPVEVTHNFQVDFVWKSTSFDRMQSALKTFAVDETSVSGYIYHKLLGHEVEDVIIKCQLPKRFTAQGLPDLNHSQVYAVKTVLQRPLSLIQGPPGTGKTVTSATIVYHLARQGNGPVLVCAPSNIAVDQLTEKIHQTGLKVVRLCAKSREAIDSPVSFLALHNQIRNMDSMPELQKLQQLKDETGELSSADEKRYRALKRTAERELLMNADVICCTCVGAGDPRLAKMQFRSILIDESTQATEPECMVPVVLGAKQLILVGDHCQLGPVVMCKKAAKAGLSQSLFERLVVLGIRPIRLQVQYRMHPALSAFPSNIFYEGSLQNGVTAADRVKKGFDFQWPQPDKPMFFYVTQGQEEIASSGTSYLNRTEAANVEKITTKLLKAGAKPDQIGIITPYEGQRSYLVQYMQFSGSLHTKLYQEVEIASVDAFQGREKDFIILSCVRANEHQGIGFLNDPRRLNVALTRARYGVIIVGNPKALSKQPLWNHLLNYYKEQKVLVEGPLNNLRESLMQFSKPRKLVNTINPGARFMTTAMYDAREAIIPGSVYDRSSQGRPSNMYFQTHDQIGMISAGPSHVAAMNIPIPFNLVMPPMPPPGYFGQANGPAAGRGTPKGKTGRGGRQKNRFGLPGPSQTNLPNSQASQDVASQPFSQGALTQGYISMSQPSQMSQPGLSQPELSQDSYLGDEFKSQIDVALSQDSTYQGERAYQHGGVTGLSQY